Proteins encoded together in one Lutra lutra chromosome 4, mLutLut1.2, whole genome shotgun sequence window:
- the PLEKHG5 gene encoding pleckstrin homology domain-containing family G member 5 isoform X2, with the protein MHYDGHVRFDLPPQGSVLARNVSTRSCPPRTSPAVDLEEEEESSVDGKGDRKSTGLKLSKKARRRHTDDPSKECFTLKFDLNVDIETEIVPAMKKKSLGEVLLPVFERKGVALGKVDIYLDQSNTPLSLTFEAYRFGGHYLRVKAKPGDEGKVEQGVKDSKSLSLPILRPARAGTPSLERADPQSRRESLDILAPGRRRKNMSEFLGETSIPGQEAPASSSCSLPSGSSGGSDSWKNRAASRFSGFFSSGPSTSTFGREVDKMEQLEGKLHAYGLFGLPRLARRLRFDHDSWEEEGDEEEEEDDACLQLEDSWRELIDRHEKLTRRQCHQQEAVWELLHTEASYIKKLRVITNLFLCCLLNLQESGLLCEVEAERLFSNIPEIARLHRGLWASVMAPVLEKARRTRALLQPGDFLRGFKMFGSLFKPYVRYCLEEEGCMEYMRGLLRDNDLFRAYVTWAEKHPQCQRLKLSDMLAKPHQRLTKYPLLLKSVLRRTDEPRAKEAVVTMIDSAERFLHHVNACMRQRQERQRLAAVVSRIDAYEVVEGSNDEVDKLLKEFMHLDLTAPIPGASPEETRQLLLEGSLRMKEGKDGKMDVYCFLFTDLLLVTKAVKKAERTKVVRPPLLVDKIVCRELRDPGSFLLIYLNEFHSAVGAYTFQASSQALCRGWVDAIYNAQNQLQQLRAQEHPGSQQHLQSLEEEEDEQEEEDDEEEEEEDGGERSTSAASSPTILRKSSNSLNSQRCASDGSTETLAMVVVEPGETPSSPEFEGGPFSSQSDETSLSTTASSVTPTGELLPLGPVDGRSCSMDSAYGTLSPTSLQDFAAPTPAGEPVPRPPELPQAPSPPPSPHLRRRTPVLLLPRLPHLLKSKSEASLLQLLSGATTCRAPPTPSRSLSELCLAVTVPGTRTQGFPREAGSSWARRGTQNPGRGSEPSELEGRTSCLVGEPKRPARRSKELPRVQSEPPPGISAQHRRLTLAQLYRIRTTLLLNSTLTAS; encoded by the exons ATGCATTATGATGGGCACGTCCGCTTTGACCTGCCCCCACAag GCTCTGTCCTGGCCCGGAACGTGTCTACCCGGTCATGCCCCCCACGCACCAGCCCTGCAGTGGacttggaggaggaagaggaaagctcTGTGGACGGCAAAGG GGACCGGAAGAGCACAGGCCTGAAACTCTCCAAGAAGGCAAGAAGGAGACACACAGAT GACCCAAGCAAGGAGTGCTTCACCCTGAAATTTGACCTGAATGTGGACATTGAGACAGAGATCGTTCCAGCCATGAAGAAGAAGTCGCTGGG ggaggtgcTGCTGCCGGTGTTTGAAAGGAAGGGCGTAGCCCTGGGTAAAGTGGATATCTACCTGGACCAGTCCAACACACCCCTGTCCCTCACCTTTGAGGCCTACCGGTTCGGGGGACACTACCTACGGGTCAAAG CCAAGCCAGGGGACGAGGGGAAGGTGGAGCAGGGAGTAAAGGACTCCAAGTCCCTGAGTCTGCCAATCCTGCGGCCAGCCAGGGCTGGGACCCCCTCCTTGGAGCGTGCGGACCCCCAGAGCCGCCGGGAGAGCCTGGACATCCTG GCCCCTGGGCGCCGCCGAAAGAACATGTCGGAGTTCCTGGGGGAGACGAGCATCCCTGGCCAGGAGGCCCCCGCATCTTCCAgctgctctctgcccagtggCAGCAGTGGTGGCAGTGACAGCTGGAAGAACCGGGCTGCCAGTCGCTTCAGTGGCTTCTTCAGCTCGGGCCCCAGCACCAGCACCTTTGGCCGG GAGGTGGACAAGATGGAGCAGCTGGAGGGCAAACTGCACGCGTATGGCCTCTTCGGGCTGCCCCGGCTGGCCCGGAGGCTGCGCTTCGACCACGACTcgtgggaggaagagggggatgaggaggaagaggaggacgaCGCCTGCCTACAGCTGGAGGACAGCTGGCGGGAGCTCATTGACAGGCATGAG AAGCTGACGCGGAGGCAGTGCCACCAGCAGGAGGCGGTGTGGGAGCTCCTGCACACGGAGGCCTCCTACATTAAGAAACTGCGGGTGATCACCAAC ctgTTCCTCTGCTGCCTCCTGAACCTGCAAGAGTCGGGGCTGCTGTGCGAG GTGGAGGCCGAGCGCCTGTTCAGCAACATCCCCGAGATCGCGCGGCTGCACCGCGGACTGTGGGCCAGCGTGATGGCGCCGGTGCTGGAGAAGGCGCGGCGCACGCGGGCGCTGCTGCAGCCCGGGGACTTCCTCAGAGGCTTCAAGATG TTCGGCTCCCTGTTCAAGCCCTACGTCCGGtactgcctggaggaggagggctgcATGGAGTACATGCGCGGCCTGCTGCGCGACAACGACCTCTTCCGGGCCTACGTCACG TGGGCCGAGAAGCACCCGCAGTGCCAGCGGCTGAAGCTGAGCGACATGCTGGCCAAGCCCCACCAGCGGCTCACCAAGTACCCGCTGCTGCTCAAGTCGGTGCTGAGGAGGACGGACGAGCCGCGCGCCAAGGAGGCCGTCGTCACCATG ATCGACTCCGCCGAGCGCTTCCTCCACCACGTGAACGCGTGCATGCGGCAGCGGCAGGAGCGACAGCGGCTGGCGGCCGTGGTGAGCCGCATCGACGCTTACGAGGTGGTGGAGGGCAGCAACGACGAGGTGGACAAG CTCCTGAAGGAGTTTATGCACCTAGACCTGACAGCACCCATCCCTGGCGCCTCCCCTGAGGAGACGCGACAGCTGCTGCTGGAGGGGAGCCTGAGGATGAAGGAGGGGAAGGACGGCAAG ATGGACGTGTACTGCTTCCTCTTTACGGACCTACTCTTGGTGACCAAGGCAGTGAAGAAGGCTGAGAGGACCAAAGTCGTCCGACCACCACTGCTGGTGGACAAGATTGTGTGCCGAGAGCTACGAGACCCTG GCTCTTTTCTGCTCATCTATCTGAACGAGTTCCACAGTGCCGTGGGCGCCTACACGTTCCAGGCCAGCAGCCAGGCTTTGTGCCGCGGCTGGGTGGACGCCATTTACAATGCCCAG aACCAGCTGCAGCAGCTTCGTGCCCAGGAGCACCCAGGCAGCCAGCAGCACCTGcagagcctggaggaggaggaggatgagcaggaggaggaagacgacgaggaagaggaggaggaggatggcgGGGAGAGGAGCACCTCTGCTGCTAGCTCTCCCACCATCCTGCGCAAAAGCAGCAACAGTCTCAACTCCCAGCGCTG TGCTTCCGATGGCTCCACCGAGACCCTGGCCATGGTTGTGGTGGAGCCCGGGGAGACGCCATCCTCTCCGGAGTTTGAGGGCGGCCCCTTCAGCTCCCAGTCGGACGAGACCTCCCTGAGCACCACGGCCTCCTCTGTCACGCCCACCGGCGAGCTGCTGCCCCTGGGCCCCGTGGATGGCCGCTCCTGCTCCATGGACTCTGCCTACGGCACCCTCTCCCCAACCTCCCTGCAAGACTttgcagcccccacccctgcgGGGGAGCCAGTGCCCCGGCCCCCAGAATTGCCACAAGCCCCCTCAcctccaccctcaccccacctccgCCGCCGCACACCCGTTCTGCTGCTGCCGCGTCTGCCCCACCTGCTCAAGTCCAAATCTGAGGCCAGCCTCCTCCAGTTGCTGTCAGGGGCCACCACGTGTAGAGCGCCCCCCACGCCCAGCCGCAGTCTGTCAGAACTCTGCTTGGCCGTCACAGTCCCTGGCACGAGGACTCAGGGTTTCCCTCGGGAAGCTGGGTCCAGCTGGGCTCGCCGGGGGACACAAAACCCTGGCCGTGGCTCTGAGCCATCAGAGCTGGAGGGCAGAACCAGCTGCCTGGTGGGGGAGCCTAAAAGACCCGCCAGGAGGAGCAAAGAACTGCCCAGGGTCCAGTCCGAGCCCCCCCCCGGGATCTCTGCCCAGCACCGGCGGCTGACGCTCGCCCAGCTGTACCGAATCAGGACCACCCT